Genomic DNA from Shouchella patagoniensis:
AAAAGCGATGGCCAAAGCAATGAAATCATCGTTCCCTGTTATTTTCGTCAGTGCCGTAACAACCTTTTTTGGTTTTATGTCTCTCATGTTAATGGATTTTGAAATTGGCGCAGACCTTGGTCTAAACCTAATCAAAGGGATTGTCTTAAGCTTTATTTCCGTAGTTGTCTTTTTGCCTGCCTTAACATTATTTGCATACAAGTGGATTGAAAAAACACAGCATAAAAGTCTTGTTCCGAGTTTTAAAGGAATTGGTTCGAAAATACTTAAATTTCGAGTCCCTGCTCTCGTCCTTGTATTTGCATTAATTGTACCTAGTTTTCTAGCCCAAAGCAGCACCTCTTTCACATACGGATTAGGTGATTTGCCTGAAGACACGAGAGCTGGGGCAGATGCCAAGATGATTGAAGAGACATTTGGACAGTCAACACCTATCGTGCTACTAGTGCCGAACGACGATATTGCTAAAGAAAATGAACTGGCAGATGAGATTAAAGCATTGCCTCATGTTGACTCGGTTGTGTCCTATGCGACGATGATTGGGACCGTCATTCCTGCTGACTTTCTCGATGAGACTGTGACAAGTGAATTTCAATCGGAAAACTATAGCCGTATTATGGTGTATACGAACGCTGGAGTTGAGGGAGACATTCCCTTTCAACTCGTAGAACAAACGCGGGAACTCGCTCACTCTTATTACGGTGATGAGGCATACAGCCTTGGTGAGAGCGTAACGCTTTATGATATGAAAGAGACGGTCAGTAAAGACAATCAAGTCGTTAATACAATGACCATTATTACGATTGCGATCGTATTAATGCTTACATTCCGGTCGTTCTCTATTCCAATTATCTTACTGCTTACGATTCAAGCGGCTGTCTGGATTAATTTATCCGTTCCGTACTTTACGAACGACTCCCTCGTATTTGTCGGCTACTTAATTGTTAGTACGGTTCAATTAGCTGCAACAATTGATTATGGCATTCTTTTAATGGAGACGTATAAGCATCATCGCCAGCACATGCCAGCTTACGCGGCAATGAAAAAAGCATTAGACGAAAAGATCTTCTCGATTATTATCTCTGCTGCGATTTTATCGAGCGTCGGATTTATTTTATGGTTTACATCAACCAATCCAACCGTGTCTTCCATTGGATTACTACTTGGAAGAGGCGCTGCTCTTGCTTTTTTACTCGTC
This window encodes:
- a CDS encoding efflux RND transporter permease subunit; amino-acid sequence: MFINKIIQHKRAIVLVFAVVTVISIVSQFFVSINYNMVDYLPDDAPSTEALEQMEAEFSGTMPNTNVLVRDISVQEALDYKERLSLIDGVTDVMWLDDMADTRVPLEVLDSDLVESYYKDSHALFSLTISAGEEVNATEEIYELIGEENAATGEAVNTATSQNMTSSETFYAAALLIPIIIIILVVSTKSWAEPIFFLTAIGVSVLINLGTNIFLGEISFVTQSVAPILQLAVSLDYAIFLLHNFSDELKRGETPEKAMAKAMKSSFPVIFVSAVTTFFGFMSLMLMDFEIGADLGLNLIKGIVLSFISVVVFLPALTLFAYKWIEKTQHKSLVPSFKGIGSKILKFRVPALVLVFALIVPSFLAQSSTSFTYGLGDLPEDTRAGADAKMIEETFGQSTPIVLLVPNDDIAKENELADEIKALPHVDSVVSYATMIGTVIPADFLDETVTSEFQSENYSRIMVYTNAGVEGDIPFQLVEQTRELAHSYYGDEAYSLGESVTLYDMKETVSKDNQVVNTMTIITIAIVLMLTFRSFSIPIILLLTIQAAVWINLSVPYFTNDSLVFVGYLIVSTVQLAATIDYGILLMETYKHHRQHMPAYAAMKKALDEKIFSIIISAAILSSVGFILWFTSTNPTVSSIGLLLGRGAALAFLLVVFFLPAMLLLSDKLIKKTTHKANFYEEE